One window of Trichoderma breve strain T069 chromosome 3, whole genome shotgun sequence genomic DNA carries:
- a CDS encoding ubiquitin-conjugating enzyme domain-containing protein, with the protein MATSMRTKRVAKERQKIDKFGLPPGIELVDGNDLKEWLFDIRVLDNNPLYNGNVYQLKFVFSDSYPIEPPEVTFVDRPARPVPMHPHIYSNGIICLDLLGNQGWSPVQSAESVCMSIQSMLTSNNKNERPPGDEEFVRGNKQRPRDIEFLYHDNTV; encoded by the exons ATGGCTACGAGCATGCGAACGAAAAGAGTGGCCAAGGAGCGTCAGAAG ATTGATAAGTTCGGCCTGCCTCCTGGCATCGAGCTCGTAGACGGCAACGACTTGAAAGAGTGGCTCTTTGATATTCGCGTCTTGGATAACAACCCTCTATATAACGGCAATGTCTACCAGCTGAAATTCGTCTTCTCCGATTCGTATCCTATAG AACCCCCCGAAGTCACCTTTGTAGACAGACCAGCTCGGCCAGTCCCCATGCATCCACACATCTACTCGAACGGAATAATATGCCTTGATCTTTTGGGCAACCAAGGATGGAGCCCAGTCCAAAGCGCGGAGAGCGTCTGCATGAGCATACAAAGCATGCTCACGAGCAACAATAAGAACGAGCGACCACCTGGCGACGAAGAGTTTGTGCGCGGGAACAAGCAGCGGCCCCGAGATATAGAATTCTTATACCACGACAACACCGTGTAA